A genomic region of Candidatus Afararchaeum irisae contains the following coding sequences:
- a CDS encoding rhodanese-like domain-containing protein, protein DSPTGQVTRGTLAPNTIESLIDDVQSQTDVTVEEIDEVKDRITTGVDTVNDALEAFEDVVENVEETNTGVQEISDATDDQADSTQEVVSMVDDVASISEETAAEAKNVRSASQRQTETISEVAESTNNLSNRTESLRNLVNEFEFRGGDFTEATPEEADRILDSGGYELIDVRTQAEHDDYRIPGTDYVIPHDEVRDRLGEIESNRVVVYCKKGGRSAKAAQILARNGFEDVVNIQGGVDGWRDTGLPVEE, encoded by the coding sequence GCGATTCACCCACGGGTCAGGTGACCCGTGGTACTCTCGCTCCAAATACTATAGAGAGCCTCATAGACGACGTACAGAGCCAGACCGACGTCACCGTCGAGGAGATAGACGAGGTCAAGGATCGAATCACAACGGGTGTCGACACAGTAAACGACGCACTCGAAGCATTTGAGGATGTCGTCGAGAACGTCGAGGAGACCAACACCGGGGTACAGGAGATCTCCGACGCGACCGACGACCAGGCGGACTCGACTCAGGAGGTCGTCTCGATGGTCGACGACGTCGCGAGCATAAGCGAGGAGACGGCTGCGGAGGCGAAAAACGTCAGGTCGGCGTCACAGAGACAGACAGAGACGATCTCTGAGGTCGCCGAGTCGACAAATAATCTCTCTAACAGAACTGAGAGCCTCCGTAACCTAGTCAATGAGTTCGAGTTCAGAGGCGGTGACTTCACTGAGGCGACCCCCGAGGAAGCCGACCGTATCCTTGATTCGGGAGGATACGAACTGATCGACGTACGAACCCAAGCCGAGCATGACGACTACCGAATACCCGGAACCGACTACGTCATACCCCACGACGAGGTACGTGACAGACTCGGTGAGATAGAGTCGAACCGTGTCGTAGTCTACTGTAAGAAGGGCGGGAGGAGTGCTAAGGCGGCACAGATACTCGCGAGGAACGGCTTCGAGGACGTAGTCAACATACAAGGCGGCGTAGACGGCTGGAGGGACACCGGCTTACCCGTCGAGGAGTAA